A genomic region of Brachyspira pilosicoli contains the following coding sequences:
- a CDS encoding DUF2442 domain-containing protein, translating to MTFHKIKNVKALDNLILEIIFENEEIKYYDIKKLISEHKEFEILKDRNLFNLVKVDVGGYGISWNDDLDISCNTLYHDYSSSPINKPQPHA from the coding sequence ATGACTTTCCATAAAATTAAAAATGTTAAAGCTTTGGATAATCTTATTTTAGAGATAATATTTGAAAATGAAGAGATTAAATATTATGATATAAAAAAACTAATCTCTGAACATAAAGAGTTTGAAATTTTGAAAGATAGGAATTTATTTAATCTTGTAAAAGTGGATGTTGGAGGATATGGTATTTCTTGGAATGACGATTTAGATATATCATGCAACACTTTGTATCACGACTACTCGTCTAGCCCCATTAATAAGCCACAGCCTCACGCATAG